A single genomic interval of Chloracidobacterium validum harbors:
- a CDS encoding protein kinase domain-containing protein, with the protein MTIGIHRLCWQTVGRRVLHTLLILLFLAGTWAQPVPPRLSASGTRADAPTIQPDLIALPASRIFTDVDGLPQNSVMAMTTDADGYLWVGTQDGAARYDGNQWQRFDLPEKGSSNWVRTMLLARDGRLWFGTNADGVFIWHQGSFVQHYHAGQAGFPHNTVTALAEVPEPDGRTILWAGTAGGGLTCFDGKRWETFTQANAGLPSDAIRALLVTERAGQPVLWVATSHGLVEWQDRRVQRLYSTANGQLPSDDIRAMVEVREPDGARVLWAGFANHGVAMYRDGQWRMMREDFNGTKQIRSLAATYGPDQSVTLWVGTNGGGLAAYHAGRWTLYNTDTQTIPNSEVSSIHQTQTGNGPPLLWVGTNGGGLARLRFGAWHRLHFPTDLIPLVGVKSLLEYVEPDGSRAFWIGTRNHGAACFRQGRWEVFQMENGPLPSRFVSCMLKTEQVSNGPAVWLGTATGGLARLQNRQWTIFNREQGSLPDDGIWSLLETTDDAGTPQLLVGTEKGVAVWKQGQWSRFPLEASGITSEYVTAMLAIREPDGSQCLWFGTFGGGIARLHRGRWTLYNRANGTLPSDIVRSLHLLEKDGTRTLWAGTYAGVAIGALQSGEVQWHTLSDSTEPALPNNVVYEVRHDRQGRVYLFTNRGVARLTPSQTQAWRLPTLETFTTEDGLPSNECNGGAALCDSEGRLWAGTIAGLTMFDDRLEITRGETVPPRIVRILINGQEQRLTTNLVLSHDQNEVSFEYELLNFFRNAETQYSTQLIGYESQPTPWVLDRRRTFASLPAGTYAFRIRSRDYLGTVQEITTASLTIRRPWWARWWAFGLYALAFVALGLGIMQWRVYLLRKRTLELEAKVAERTAALAALNQNLAEKNDQLVVANRDLARKNDELAEAQRRTDLVFSALTKALPGTVLDGKYQLDVKIGTGGFGVVYEATQLALNRKVAVKVFRPAAGNDSPQALERFRQEGISACRVNHPNAVAILDSGVSLEGIAYIVMELLRGYTLTDELRRYGSLSPARCAEILIPVLDVLDTAHAEGVIHRDIKPDNIFLHQTKDSEIVKVVDFGVAKLVGEDTLKEQTISVLGAVVGTAAYLAPERINHLSYDGKSDVYAVGVTLYQMLTGQLPFDSASGFVGIALQHLTHRPRPVQQVVPDIPAALSDIVAQALEKDPALRPTARDMAVRLAEYLAQTPVLDSRGFPKVVPNSFPSDDDPYSAPTLIGP; encoded by the coding sequence GTGACGATAGGCATCCATCGGTTGTGTTGGCAAACAGTTGGCCGGCGCGTCCTGCACACCCTGCTCATTCTGCTGTTTCTGGCCGGCACGTGGGCCCAACCTGTTCCGCCGCGCCTGTCTGCTTCTGGAACGCGAGCCGATGCGCCGACCATTCAACCAGACCTCATTGCTCTGCCGGCGTCACGTATCTTCACCGATGTTGATGGGCTACCCCAAAACTCCGTCATGGCCATGACCACCGATGCCGATGGGTATTTGTGGGTTGGCACTCAGGATGGTGCCGCCCGCTATGACGGCAACCAGTGGCAACGTTTCGACCTGCCGGAGAAGGGAAGTTCAAACTGGGTGCGGACGATGTTGCTGGCGCGGGATGGTCGGCTCTGGTTTGGCACTAACGCAGACGGTGTGTTCATTTGGCACCAGGGAAGCTTCGTTCAGCATTACCACGCCGGGCAAGCCGGATTTCCCCACAACACCGTGACGGCGCTTGCCGAAGTCCCCGAACCGGATGGCCGCACGATCCTCTGGGCCGGGACGGCCGGCGGTGGATTGACCTGCTTTGACGGCAAGCGCTGGGAAACCTTCACCCAGGCCAATGCCGGCCTACCCAGCGATGCGATTCGCGCGCTCCTCGTGACCGAGCGTGCCGGTCAACCGGTGCTTTGGGTGGCGACGAGCCACGGACTGGTCGAGTGGCAGGACCGGCGCGTGCAGCGACTCTACAGCACGGCGAATGGACAACTCCCCAGCGACGACATTCGGGCGATGGTTGAGGTGCGTGAACCGGACGGCGCGCGCGTGCTCTGGGCTGGCTTTGCCAACCACGGTGTGGCCATGTACCGCGATGGTCAGTGGCGGATGATGCGGGAGGACTTCAACGGCACGAAGCAAATCCGCAGCCTGGCGGCAACCTATGGCCCGGACCAGTCCGTGACGCTTTGGGTCGGCACCAACGGCGGCGGTCTGGCCGCCTATCACGCCGGCCGGTGGACACTGTATAACACCGATACGCAAACCATTCCCAATAGCGAAGTTTCCTCCATTCATCAAACCCAGACCGGCAACGGCCCGCCGCTGCTCTGGGTTGGCACCAACGGCGGGGGACTGGCCCGATTGCGGTTTGGCGCCTGGCACCGCCTGCACTTTCCAACCGACCTGATCCCACTGGTTGGCGTCAAGTCCTTGCTCGAATACGTCGAACCAGACGGTTCACGCGCCTTTTGGATCGGGACACGCAATCACGGCGCGGCGTGCTTTCGCCAGGGACGGTGGGAAGTCTTCCAGATGGAAAACGGCCCGCTTCCAAGTCGGTTCGTCTCTTGCATGCTCAAAACGGAGCAGGTTTCCAATGGTCCGGCAGTCTGGCTGGGAACGGCGACGGGCGGCTTGGCGCGGCTTCAAAACCGGCAGTGGACGATCTTCAACCGTGAGCAGGGCAGCCTCCCGGACGATGGCATCTGGAGCTTATTGGAAACGACGGACGACGCCGGGACGCCGCAACTACTCGTCGGGACGGAAAAAGGCGTCGCCGTCTGGAAGCAGGGGCAATGGAGCCGGTTTCCACTAGAAGCGTCGGGAATAACCAGTGAGTACGTCACGGCGATGCTGGCCATCCGCGAGCCGGACGGCAGTCAGTGCCTGTGGTTTGGGACGTTTGGCGGCGGGATTGCCAGGCTGCACCGGGGGCGCTGGACCCTGTACAACCGCGCCAACGGCACGTTGCCCAGCGACATCGTGCGCTCGCTGCACCTGCTGGAAAAGGACGGAACCCGGACCCTGTGGGCCGGCACCTATGCCGGCGTCGCCATCGGGGCGTTGCAATCCGGCGAGGTTCAGTGGCACACGCTGTCGGATAGCACCGAGCCGGCGCTGCCGAATAATGTCGTTTATGAAGTCCGCCATGATCGCCAGGGGCGGGTGTACCTCTTCACCAATCGTGGTGTGGCGCGCCTGACGCCAAGCCAGACCCAGGCCTGGCGACTTCCGACGCTGGAAACCTTCACGACTGAAGATGGACTGCCCAGCAACGAGTGCAATGGTGGGGCGGCGCTTTGTGATTCCGAAGGGCGTCTCTGGGCGGGCACCATCGCCGGACTGACCATGTTTGACGACCGGCTTGAAATTACCAGGGGGGAAACCGTCCCACCGCGCATCGTGCGGATTCTCATCAACGGTCAGGAACAACGCCTCACCACCAACTTGGTGTTGTCCCATGACCAGAACGAAGTGAGCTTCGAGTATGAGCTGTTGAACTTTTTCCGCAACGCCGAAACCCAGTACTCAACCCAACTGATTGGTTATGAGTCCCAACCAACGCCCTGGGTGTTGGATCGGCGCCGAACCTTTGCCAGCTTGCCGGCCGGCACCTACGCCTTTCGGATTCGCAGCCGGGATTACCTCGGCACCGTTCAGGAAATCACGACGGCCTCGCTGACTATCCGCCGCCCCTGGTGGGCGCGGTGGTGGGCTTTTGGGTTGTATGCGCTGGCCTTTGTCGCGCTGGGCCTGGGCATCATGCAGTGGCGCGTTTACCTGCTGCGCAAGCGGACGCTCGAACTCGAAGCCAAGGTTGCCGAGCGGACAGCCGCACTGGCCGCGCTCAATCAAAACCTGGCCGAAAAGAATGACCAACTCGTGGTTGCCAATCGTGATCTGGCGCGCAAAAACGACGAACTCGCCGAGGCGCAGCGCCGAACTGACCTGGTTTTCAGTGCGCTCACAAAGGCGCTGCCGGGCACCGTCCTCGATGGCAAGTACCAACTGGATGTCAAAATTGGCACCGGTGGCTTTGGTGTGGTGTATGAAGCCACCCAACTGGCACTCAACCGCAAAGTTGCCGTCAAGGTTTTTCGTCCGGCGGCAGGCAATGATTCACCGCAAGCCCTGGAGCGCTTCCGGCAGGAAGGAATTTCGGCCTGTCGCGTCAACCACCCGAACGCCGTCGCCATTCTTGATTCCGGCGTCTCGTTGGAAGGTATTGCCTACATCGTCATGGAACTGCTGCGAGGCTATACCCTCACGGATGAACTCCGGCGCTATGGCTCATTGTCGCCAGCGCGCTGTGCCGAGATTTTGATTCCCGTCCTCGACGTGCTCGACACGGCCCATGCCGAAGGAGTCATTCACCGGGACATCAAGCCTGACAACATCTTTCTTCACCAGACCAAGGATAGCGAAATCGTGAAGGTCGTGGATTTCGGCGTGGCCAAGCTGGTAGGGGAGGATACGCTCAAGGAGCAGACCATCAGCGTGCTCGGCGCCGTGGTTGGCACGGCCGCCTACCTGGCGCCGGAGCGCATCAATCACCTGTCCTACGATGGGAAATCAGATGTCTATGCCGTGGGCGTGACGCTTTACCAAATGCTGACCGGGCAACTGCCCTTTGACAGCGCCAGCGGTTTTGTGGGCATTGCCCTCCAGCATTTGACGCATCGCCCCCGGCCGGTGCAGCAAGTCGTGCCTGACATACCGGCAGCGTTGAGCGACATCGTCGCTCAAGCCCTTGAAAAAGACCCGGCTTTGCGCCCGACAGCCCGTGACATGGCGGTGCGCCTGGCCGAATACCTTGCCCAGACACCTGTTTTGGATAGCCGTGGCTTCCCAAAGGTCGTGCCAAACAGTTTTCCGTCGGATGATGATCCATACAGCGCCCCGACGCTCATTGGCCCGTGA
- the gatC gene encoding Asp-tRNA(Asn)/Glu-tRNA(Gln) amidotransferase subunit GatC: MSITTQDVEKIAQLANLRPSPADLDRLAAQMDAIVGYFDRLNELDTTDLPPMAHCTAVGDTALRPDTPHTPPGSDVALANAPEAGHGHFKVPRVI, encoded by the coding sequence ATGTCCATCACAACTCAGGATGTAGAAAAGATTGCCCAGCTTGCTAACCTGCGTCCCTCCCCGGCCGACCTCGACCGTCTCGCGGCCCAAATGGATGCCATCGTTGGCTACTTTGACCGCCTCAATGAACTGGATACGACTGACCTGCCACCCATGGCCCACTGCACGGCAGTTGGCGACACGGCTTTGCGACCCGACACGCCGCATACACCGCCCGGGTCGGATGTCGCCTTGGCAAATGCGCCAGAGGCCGGACACGGGCATTTCAAAGTTCCTCGCGTTATTTAG
- a CDS encoding sensor histidine kinase: MSSDRPVSIVNPQEAARALRAYRLRRVRTLSLLIIVIVLCGALVIQAAFNVLPVLSPRNVSATWLLYALSALNFLALVILLALLIRNIVKLQQERRQRTLGTSFQTRLVTASMIVSALPLLMLFFFAYGLLNRSLDKWFNLPAEHYRESAVALQQLVLAREMRSLHDDGRAVARRLMAHLQPPTKALPSLPVERLFVDESQALGIEAGQWLDSNGERRAVFGDWSALTPSLIADLRRRVASDPFPTSHLGSESMTFIAAAVPLEKTSEVLVVMRTMPPVLDQKIAELTRVANQRATLVAESRMLKLNYLLILGFVTLFLMFGAMWFAVTTARVVVVPLRALAEATEAVARGNLDYVVRVEAHDELAVLVDSFNAMAQQLRVNRAQLDERRRYIETILGSLCTGIVSLDAQGRVTTVNPAACNMLGTTIVTGDEFLKHVPPPNRSDFERLLRRARRVRQTSLETEIRLPERPSLQVALTAATLSDTDGQVTGVVVMLDDISPIMQAQRNAVWSEVARRMAHEIKNPLTPIQLSTERIARQVARQASHLPRLQATVEECAASIIGEVTTLQRLVDEFSRFAKLPDAKLVPESLDDIVERTAILYAERLGSVQLITHLAGNLPPLLLDAEQIKRCLVNLIDNALQAIEASGEKPARGEIQITTHYLAATETVRLRVSDTGVGISPEARNRLFEPYFSTRERGTGLGLAIVAHILADHRASIRYEPNQPRGAAFVIDFPVVEVNPQRIPTEADVSAASTGVS; encoded by the coding sequence ATGTCGTCTGACCGTCCGGTGAGCATTGTCAACCCCCAGGAAGCTGCCCGCGCGCTGCGCGCCTATCGTTTGCGCCGGGTGCGGACCTTGTCGCTGCTCATCATCGTGATCGTGTTGTGTGGGGCGTTGGTCATCCAGGCGGCGTTCAATGTGTTACCGGTGCTGTCACCACGCAATGTCTCGGCGACTTGGCTGCTGTATGCGCTCTCGGCATTGAACTTCCTGGCGCTCGTCATCCTGCTGGCGCTGCTCATTCGCAATATCGTGAAGCTCCAGCAGGAGCGGCGACAACGAACCCTAGGGACGTCGTTTCAGACGCGCCTGGTGACAGCGTCAATGATCGTCTCGGCACTGCCGCTGTTGATGCTGTTTTTCTTTGCCTATGGGCTGTTGAATCGCAGCTTGGACAAGTGGTTCAACCTTCCGGCCGAGCATTATCGTGAGAGCGCGGTCGCGCTTCAGCAGCTTGTCTTGGCCCGTGAAATGCGCTCGCTGCACGACGATGGGCGGGCCGTCGCGCGCCGTCTGATGGCGCATCTTCAGCCGCCAACCAAGGCCCTTCCCTCGCTTCCAGTCGAACGACTTTTTGTGGATGAATCCCAAGCGCTGGGGATCGAGGCAGGACAGTGGTTAGACTCGAACGGAGAGCGGCGGGCGGTGTTTGGCGATTGGTCGGCGCTGACGCCATCCCTCATCGCCGATCTGCGGCGGCGCGTGGCGAGCGATCCCTTCCCCACGAGCCATCTGGGAAGTGAGTCCATGACGTTCATCGCGGCTGCCGTGCCACTCGAAAAGACATCTGAGGTGCTGGTCGTGATGCGGACCATGCCGCCCGTTCTCGATCAGAAAATTGCCGAGCTGACGCGCGTCGCCAATCAGCGCGCCACGCTTGTGGCCGAATCCCGGATGCTCAAGCTCAACTACTTGCTCATTCTGGGTTTCGTGACGCTCTTTCTCATGTTCGGTGCCATGTGGTTTGCCGTCACGACGGCGCGGGTTGTGGTGGTGCCGCTGCGCGCGCTCGCGGAAGCGACGGAAGCCGTTGCGCGCGGCAATCTCGACTACGTTGTGCGGGTTGAAGCGCATGACGAGCTGGCCGTCCTGGTGGATTCCTTCAACGCCATGGCGCAGCAGTTGCGCGTCAACCGGGCGCAACTGGACGAGCGAAGGCGCTATATCGAAACCATTCTGGGCAGCCTCTGCACCGGCATCGTCTCACTCGACGCGCAAGGGCGCGTGACAACCGTCAACCCGGCGGCCTGCAACATGCTGGGCACGACCATTGTCACCGGGGACGAGTTTTTGAAACACGTTCCGCCGCCCAACCGAAGTGATTTCGAGCGCCTACTACGGCGCGCGCGGCGGGTTCGGCAAACCAGTCTGGAGACGGAAATCCGCCTGCCGGAGCGTCCGTCCCTGCAAGTCGCGCTGACGGCAGCGACCCTTTCCGATACGGACGGTCAAGTAACCGGCGTGGTCGTGATGCTGGACGACATCTCGCCCATCATGCAGGCGCAGCGGAATGCCGTGTGGAGCGAAGTTGCCCGCCGCATGGCCCACGAAATCAAGAACCCCTTGACACCCATTCAGCTTTCCACGGAACGCATTGCGCGGCAGGTCGCGCGACAAGCGAGCCACCTGCCGCGTCTGCAGGCCACGGTCGAGGAGTGCGCGGCAAGCATCATCGGTGAGGTTACAACGCTTCAGCGGTTGGTGGACGAATTCTCGCGGTTTGCCAAGCTGCCCGATGCCAAACTCGTTCCAGAATCGCTGGATGACATTGTTGAGCGCACTGCCATCCTGTACGCCGAACGACTTGGTTCGGTGCAACTGATCACCCATCTCGCCGGCAACCTGCCGCCATTGCTGCTTGACGCCGAGCAAATCAAGCGTTGCCTGGTCAACCTGATTGACAACGCCCTGCAAGCTATCGAGGCGAGCGGGGAGAAACCCGCCCGCGGAGAAATCCAGATAACGACCCATTACTTGGCTGCCACGGAAACCGTCCGGCTGCGCGTTTCGGACACTGGCGTTGGCATCTCGCCGGAAGCGCGAAACCGCTTGTTTGAGCCGTATTTTTCGACTCGGGAGCGCGGAACTGGACTGGGCCTGGCCATTGTGGCGCACATCCTGGCCGACCACCGGGCAAGCATTCGTTACGAACCCAACCAGCCGCGCGGGGCAGCCTTCGTCATTGATTTCCCCGTGGTCGAAGTCAACCCACAGCGAATTCCAACCGAAGCCGATGTCTCGGCGGCTTCAACTGGTGTAAGCTGA
- the thiL gene encoding thiamine-phosphate kinase: MTDDHTAMHSERDFIRQIQQQARRARPDIQLGIGDDAAVLIPADGRHLVAMSDALVEDVHFRRRYVPAEAIGHKALAVNLSDCAAMGATPRFGLVSLALPPDAQFMAEGILAGLLALADQVNVALVGGDTSASRHGLFIDVCLIGDVPPGRAVRRSGARAGDVVFVSGSLGAAAAALQAFERQRPLPDPDARNRLLFPEPRLALGQYLAEQRLATAMLDLSDGLSLDLARLCEASRVGVSLDALALPIATAAYTVADHPEAARQLALDGGEDYELLFTVPPERADTVAALSEAPAVGGVRLTRIGNITQDLELKLCFAGETQPLPIRGYDHFAGPGDITRETADNGV, from the coding sequence GTGACCGACGACCACACCGCAATGCACTCCGAACGGGACTTCATCCGACAAATCCAGCAGCAAGCCAGGCGGGCGCGCCCGGATATTCAACTTGGCATCGGGGACGACGCCGCGGTTCTCATCCCGGCAGATGGCCGCCACCTCGTCGCCATGAGCGATGCGCTGGTCGAGGATGTCCATTTCCGGCGGCGGTACGTCCCAGCGGAAGCCATCGGGCACAAGGCCCTGGCCGTCAATCTCAGCGACTGCGCGGCCATGGGCGCAACGCCCCGGTTTGGCTTGGTTTCGCTGGCTCTTCCGCCGGATGCCCAGTTTATGGCCGAAGGCATCTTGGCTGGATTGCTGGCTCTGGCCGACCAAGTGAACGTCGCGCTGGTCGGCGGCGACACCAGCGCCAGCCGTCACGGCCTGTTCATAGATGTTTGTCTCATCGGCGATGTCCCTCCCGGCCGCGCGGTCAGGCGCTCCGGCGCGCGCGCCGGTGACGTAGTCTTTGTCAGTGGATCCCTCGGCGCGGCGGCGGCCGCGCTCCAGGCATTTGAACGGCAGCGTCCACTGCCTGACCCCGACGCCCGGAACCGGCTGCTTTTTCCAGAACCCCGCCTCGCGCTAGGTCAGTATCTCGCCGAACAGCGCCTGGCCACAGCCATGCTCGACCTCAGCGACGGGCTATCCCTTGACCTTGCCCGCCTATGCGAAGCCAGCCGGGTCGGGGTCAGCCTCGATGCCCTGGCGCTTCCCATCGCGACGGCGGCCTACACCGTCGCCGACCACCCGGAAGCCGCCCGGCAGTTGGCGCTCGATGGCGGCGAAGACTACGAACTCCTTTTCACCGTCCCGCCGGAGCGCGCCGACACGGTAGCCGCACTGAGTGAAGCGCCAGCGGTGGGTGGCGTCCGCCTCACCCGGATTGGAAACATCACTCAAGACCTGGAACTGAAGCTCTGCTTCGCCGGAGAGACCCAGCCCCTGCCGATCAGGGGTTACGATCATTTTGCCGGCCCGGGCGACATCACGCGGGAGACGGCGGACAACGGGGTGTAG
- a CDS encoding dolichyl-phosphate beta-glucosyltransferase has protein sequence MSETPFLSLIIPAYNESARIAPTLESVGDYFRRATAGVEVIVVDDGSTDATAAVVRQLIPTLAATGVSLQVVQNPGNQGKGYSVRHGFLKARGDLVLFSDADLSTPLSETPKLLAPITSEQYDAAIGSRDLPDSQIGTHQSALRELAGRTFNRFMRLTTGLSYADTQCGFKAFRRDVFLPVFQSQRVKGFAFDVEILYLARKVGARVAEVPVVWNHAEGSKVGFNWRSVRPFWDVAALRWRDWQGGYTPLSAVSRVMSPGPAK, from the coding sequence GTGAGTGAGACCCCTTTCCTGAGTCTGATTATTCCGGCTTACAATGAGTCCGCGCGAATTGCCCCGACGCTGGAAAGCGTCGGGGACTACTTCCGCCGCGCCACGGCAGGCGTAGAGGTCATCGTCGTGGATGATGGCTCAACTGATGCGACCGCGGCCGTCGTGCGGCAGCTCATCCCGACCCTTGCCGCCACTGGGGTTTCCCTCCAGGTCGTCCAAAACCCAGGCAACCAGGGTAAGGGGTACAGCGTTCGGCACGGTTTCCTCAAAGCGCGTGGCGACCTCGTGCTGTTTTCAGATGCCGACCTCTCGACACCACTGAGTGAGACACCGAAGCTTCTTGCGCCAATTACGTCCGAGCAGTACGACGCCGCCATCGGCTCGCGCGATCTGCCGGATTCACAAATCGGCACGCATCAGTCGGCGTTGCGTGAGTTGGCCGGTCGGACATTCAACCGCTTCATGCGCCTGACAACCGGACTGAGCTATGCCGACACGCAGTGCGGCTTCAAGGCGTTCCGGCGGGATGTGTTCTTGCCGGTGTTTCAGTCCCAGCGCGTCAAGGGATTTGCCTTCGATGTGGAAATTCTCTACCTAGCGCGCAAGGTTGGTGCGCGGGTGGCGGAAGTGCCGGTAGTCTGGAACCACGCCGAGGGGTCAAAGGTCGGGTTCAACTGGCGTTCCGTGCGTCCGTTCTGGGATGTCGCCGCGCTGCGTTGGCGGGATTGGCAGGGGGGCTACACCCCGTTGTCCGCCGTCTCCCGCGTGATGTCGCCCGGGCCGGCAAAATGA
- a CDS encoding class I fructose-bisphosphate aldolase yields the protein MIAEIERLLGDAAESLLTYRAKGISSEHLHLPGPDFVDRVFMPSDRSPQVLRSLQQLLNHGRLAGTGYLSILPVDQGIEHSAGASFAPNPMYFDGENIVKLAVEGGCNAVATTFGALGFAARKYAHKIPFIVKLNHNEFLSYPNKYDQVMFGRVEQAWNLGAVAVGATIYFGSPESSRQIQEVSEAFQAAHELGMATILWCYTRNSAFKTAEKDYHLAADLTGQANHLGVTLQADIIKQKLPENNGGYEALKFGKTHKKVYSELATDHPIEWTRYQVANCYMGRAGLINSGGASGDNDFAEAVRTAVINKRAGGMGLISGRKAFQRPMAEGVKLLNLIQDVYLAPEVTIA from the coding sequence ATGATTGCAGAAATCGAGCGCTTGCTTGGCGATGCAGCGGAGTCTTTGCTGACCTATCGCGCCAAAGGCATTTCATCAGAGCACCTGCACTTGCCTGGCCCGGATTTCGTTGATCGGGTCTTTATGCCGTCGGATCGCTCGCCCCAAGTCTTACGGAGCTTACAGCAATTGCTCAATCACGGTCGGTTGGCTGGAACCGGCTACCTGTCCATCTTGCCGGTGGACCAGGGGATTGAGCATAGCGCCGGCGCGTCATTTGCGCCTAATCCGATGTATTTTGACGGCGAAAATATCGTGAAACTTGCCGTTGAAGGCGGGTGCAACGCGGTCGCCACCACGTTTGGGGCGCTTGGTTTTGCGGCGCGTAAGTACGCCCATAAAATTCCCTTCATCGTCAAGCTCAACCATAACGAATTCCTGTCCTACCCAAACAAGTACGACCAGGTGATGTTTGGGCGCGTCGAGCAGGCGTGGAACCTCGGGGCGGTCGCCGTTGGTGCGACCATTTACTTTGGTTCGCCTGAATCCAGCCGTCAGATTCAGGAAGTTTCAGAGGCTTTTCAGGCGGCGCACGAGCTGGGGATGGCAACCATCCTGTGGTGTTACACCCGCAATTCGGCATTCAAAACCGCCGAGAAAGATTACCACCTCGCAGCCGATTTGACCGGACAAGCCAATCACCTGGGCGTCACCTTGCAGGCCGACATCATCAAGCAAAAACTCCCGGAAAACAACGGCGGCTACGAAGCCCTCAAGTTTGGCAAAACCCACAAGAAGGTCTATTCGGAACTGGCCACCGATCACCCCATCGAGTGGACGCGCTACCAGGTGGCGAACTGTTACATGGGGCGGGCCGGGCTGATCAACAGCGGCGGGGCCTCTGGTGATAACGACTTTGCCGAAGCCGTCCGCACCGCCGTCATCAACAAGCGCGCCGGGGGCATGGGCTTGATTTCAGGACGCAAGGCGTTTCAACGCCCAATGGCCGAGGGCGTCAAGCTCCTCAACCTCATTCAGGATGTTTACCTTGCGCCGGAAGTGACGATTGCGTGA
- a CDS encoding response regulator transcription factor: protein MNEAPTTEHSKPTILVVDDDPTIRLTVGAYLTGQNFTVLEAATAREALEMVSRQRPQVIVLDVVMPDLDGLQVCRQIRECGVQSPILFLSTDNQLETRLKGFASGGDDYLTKPFNMLELGARIQAILRRHAYVPEFEDILVRGDLSIDVIRRRVIRHGNPVELTPTEFRILLTMARRPGQVFSRDRLLDELQDEEGYLRNVDPHIARLRAKIEPTPSRPMYVQTVWGQGYKFEYPNM from the coding sequence ATGAATGAAGCACCGACGACCGAACACTCAAAGCCCACCATACTTGTTGTTGACGACGACCCAACGATTCGTTTGACCGTTGGGGCGTACCTGACCGGACAGAATTTCACCGTCCTGGAAGCCGCAACGGCCCGTGAGGCGCTGGAGATGGTGTCTAGGCAGCGGCCGCAGGTGATTGTCCTGGATGTCGTCATGCCTGATTTGGACGGGCTGCAAGTCTGTCGCCAAATACGCGAGTGCGGCGTTCAGTCGCCGATTCTCTTTCTTTCGACCGACAATCAGTTGGAGACCCGGCTCAAAGGCTTTGCCTCTGGCGGCGACGATTACCTCACCAAGCCATTCAATATGCTTGAGCTTGGGGCGCGCATCCAGGCGATCCTCCGTCGGCATGCCTATGTGCCGGAATTCGAGGATATTCTGGTGCGCGGCGACCTCTCCATTGATGTCATTCGTCGCCGGGTCATCCGGCATGGCAATCCCGTTGAACTGACGCCGACGGAGTTTCGCATTCTGCTCACCATGGCCCGCCGCCCTGGACAAGTCTTCTCCCGCGACCGGCTGCTTGACGAGCTTCAGGACGAAGAAGGTTATCTGCGCAACGTTGACCCACACATTGCGCGGCTGCGCGCCAAGATCGAGCCGACTCCGAGCCGTCCGATGTACGTGCAGACGGTGTGGGGACAGGGCTACAAGTTCGAGTATCCGAACATGTGA